The Asterias rubens chromosome 14, eAstRub1.3, whole genome shotgun sequence DNA segment TAGAGTAACCTCTGACCTCTACCAAACACCTTACCATGGCGAAGTTGAATTTCACAATGGTGGCACTTCTAGTTCTTTTCTGCACTACTGCGAATGTCTTGATTCTCTTCGTAACGGACTGGGCACGGGAATTAAAATACTGGGAAGTGAAATTTGAGGCCGAGGTTGAAGAGTTAGCCTCTCGAGCCCTAATGTTGAGTGATGTACGGCCATCATTGAACAGCACCACCACTATAGTCAAGCATGACGCAATACAAAAGGAGGTTGAGCATCCATATTCATTCAAAGTTATCAGCAAATCTCCCGGATGCGAAAGTGTCTATCCCACTAAAGGCAATGTGTTTCTACTCATTTTGGTTGCATGCCGACCCAAGGAAATCAAAGATAGAATTCTTATTCGGAAGACATGGGGTAAGGTCAAATTTCACAAGGACAAACCAATATTGGTGAAGTTTTTAATAGCCTTGCCGAGTAACATCCTTGAGAGGAGTCTAGTCGAAGACGAGATCGCAGAGTACGGGGACATCATCCAGGGCGACTTTATAGATTCTTATAAAAATATGACCTTAAAGGTGTTGATGGGGTTAAAGTGGGCGGGGCTTAAATGCCCAAACGCCACCTACGTCATGAACTTAGACTCTGACATGTTTGTGAATGTGTACAACCTCGTGACGTTATTGGAGACTTCCCCGCGGGAGAGATTCGCAATTGGGCACTTAATAGAGAATGCCAAACCGTTCCGTAAAAAGGACGCCAAGTGGCACACGCCAGTGGAAATGTACCCTGACAAATATTATCCGCCATATTTAAATGGGCCTGCCTACGTCATGTCAGGTGACTTGCCAGGGCTTATCTTCAATGCGTCTTCGCAAGTGACGTACTTACCCTGGGATGACGTGTTCGTCGGCATCGTTATGAAGAAGATTGGAATCGAACCGTTGAGCGGGAAACATTTTGAAGATTACCCGAAACTTAATAATACTTCAGCTATACTAAACGCTATAAAGGGAGGGATAGCAACACACGTGGCACATCAAAATGAACCAAATCCAACATTATCAGAAATATGGAAGAATGTATCTAAAAGTATCTTTATTAATTAGACCGTTAGGCGTTGGCATCATCCAACTTCAATCTTAGAGATTAactgatgattttaaaaacaatttaaggtATCGTGACCGAACGGATATTAAGAGCACTGAGTTCAAGctcttgttttgtatttttgttcagcagaGAGTTTTCCCTTTGAAACAATTATTTGGCCcacatttgataaaactgcaagcgattttcaatattttttttaaaacattatatttGTCGAAACCGCTGGACTAACCCCATGTGAACTATACAATTTTTGAAACTAAAAATTGATGAAACTGCTAGGCtacctaccccttgtgattgttgcattttttgtaattttttgttgattatgattaccctttgtgattttctatttttttgccagaatttcataaaacttcgccttcgcctcgtgaaatggaacattccaaattttactttgcgataatattcctccctttccactctgagccactcaatatttgtttactatcaacctctcccatcaCTTGtaacaaagtaaggttttacgctaataactattttgactaataaccaatagtgtctactgcctttgaATAAAACACCCAGTTTTGTGTGGCTACGTTCAACAAGAAACGtgtaaattgtattttattgtttgagtttcGATCCATTGGGCGGGATGGCTGTAAAGGCCAGCCCGTCCTAAACACTTAAATAAAACGGACATAAACAGATACGAGACAATACAGAAGAATAAATAAATGTGACTCGGAAACAGATCTGGCGATTCTCTGATTATATTTCCtgtacaatagaccttatgcacgtgacgtcatttcagtagggcgccctcacctataggtcaaaaggaggttgttcattggccaatactgtgcgccgcgcgtacaaatccgtGCGTCTCAATTGTTTcctcaccgtttttcctctaagatggcggctggatgacgtcaatgcataatgtCTATAATAAATAGCATGTACTTACATTATAGATTTATAATAcgtaaagacagtggacattattggtaattgtcaaagacccgtcttctcacttagtgaatctcaacatatgcatataattaacaaaccggtgaattcttttagctcaattggtcgtcggagttgcgagataactatgaaagaaaaaaaacacacccatgtcagacgaagttgtgtgctttcagatgcttaatttcgagacctcaaattctaaacttgaggtctcgaaatcaaattcgtggaaaattacttctttctcgaaaactacgtcacttcagatggagccgtccctcacaatgtttcatactatcaacctctcccattactcgttaccaagtgaatttaatggtgataattattttgagtaattaccattttagtgtccactgcctgaaTCTTATGTGAATACTAAATGAATCTTATGTACCTCTGTgttatgatttgtttaatttgtgaCAGAATTTTATTGAAACCTTAGTGAGTTTTACAATAATAGGTCAAcagtttataaaaacattttaaagtatgattACCCTTTGTGACTTTCtcaattttcccccaaaatttgatgaaactgctcaACTAACCTTTTgtgaattttacttttttttacaattttgtatgCAAGGCTACAATGTAAAGCTTGTTTGCCTTGTTTTGGCTACAGCCATGTTGAATCTTTAGCCAACATTTGATGATTACACAAGGCATTTTCAGCAAAAAGACGTTTAGACGTTTCTTCCTTGTTTCATTTTCGGTAGAAAATTGATTATTACAGAAGGCCTCAATACATTTTCCGGCAAAAAATGACaattttacaaggctatagcctttttgcatttttagcaaaatttaTAGTTACACAAGGCAATTTTTCAGCAATAGTTGataattttaacaaacaaattgataatacacaagccttgttgcattttcagcaaaattttatAATTACACCAAACTTTATTCTTGTtgcatttttgtgcaaatttttttaaaattacacaTAGCCTTGTTACATTTTCAGCAAAatgttataatattaataacaatttagCTTTGTTGCATTATTTAGCAAGAATTAGACAAAGTTTGATAATTACAcaattttcagcaaaatttgataatataaaccaaaatttgataatcttacaagactatagccttgctgcattttacagcaaaatttgaaaattacaTAAAACTATACTCTTGTTggcatttttcagcaaaatttgataattttaagcaaaatttgataattacacaagactataacattttttcagcaatatttgataattttaacTAAAATTCGATAGTTACACAAGATTATAGCCTTGATGCATTTTTCAGCGAAATTTGATAATTACACAAgacttgttgcatttttcagcaaaatttgataatattaaacaaaatttgataattacacaagactatagccttgatgcgtttttcagcaatatttgataattttaaccaaaatttgataattacacaagactatagcatTTTTTCAGCAATATTTGGTAATTTTAACCAAAATTCGATAgttacacaagactatagccttgttggatttttcagcaaaatttggtaattttaaccaaaatttgataatgacacaagactatagccttgttgcaatttttcagcaatatttgataattttaaccaaaattcgataattttaaccaaaattcaataattacaaaagacttgttgcatttttcagcaaaatttgataatattaatcaaaatttgataatgacacaagactatagccttgatgcgtttttcagcaaaatttgataattttaaccaaaatttgataattaaacaagactatagcctttttccttttttagcaaaatttgataattagagaagactatagccttgttgcattttttcagcaaaatttgacaatctTAACCAAATCTGGATAATcttacaagactatagccttgttgcattaatagcaaaatttgataattacacaagactataagccttgttgcatttttgcattatttgataattttaacaaaatttcgATAATTAcaccttgttgcatttttcagcaaaatttgatagtttaaccaaaatttgataatcacacaagactatagccttgttgcatttttcagcaatatttgataattttaaccAAAATTCGATAGTTACACAAGATTATAGCCTTGAtgcatttttcagcaaaatttgataatattaaacaaaatttgataattacacaagactatagccttgatgcgtttttcagcaatatttgataattttaaccaaaatttgataattacacaagactatagcatTTTTTCAGCAATATTTGGTAATTTTAACCAAAATTCGATAgttacacaagactatagccttgttggatttttcagcaaaatttggtaattttaaccaaaatttgataatgacacaagactatagccttgttgcaatttttcagcaatatttgataattttaaccaaaattcgataattttaaccaaaattcaataattacaaaagacttgttgcatttttcagcaaaatttgataatattaatcaaaatttgataatgacacaagactatagccttgatgcgtttttcagcaaaatttgataattttaaccaaaatttgataattaaacaagactatagcctttttccttttttagcaaaatttgataattagagaagactatagccttgttgcattttttcagcaaaatttgacaatctTAACCAAATCTGGATAATcttacaagactatagccttgttgcattaatagcaaaatttgataattacacaagactataagccttgttgcatttttgcattatttgataattttaacaaaatttcgATAATTAcaccttgttgcatttttcagcaaaatttgatagtttaaccaaaatttgataatcacacaagactatagccttgttgcatttttcagcaatatttgataattttaaccAAAATTCGATTattacacaagactatagccttgttgcatttttcagcgaaatttgataattacacaagacttgttgcatttttcagcaaaatttgataaaattaaccaaaatttgataattacacaagactatagccttgttgcatttttcagCGAAATTTGATAATTACACAAGACTTGTTGCATTTctcagcaaaatttgataatattAACCACAATTTGATAATTACACAAGACTTTAGCCTTGATGcgtttttcagcaaaatttgataattttaaccagaatttgataattacacaagactatagccttgttgcatttttcagcaaaatttgatggttttaacaaaaatttgatAGTTACACAAGACTATATCCTTGATGCATTTTTCAGCAatatttgataattttaacaaaaattcgATAATTACACAAGACTATATCCTTGATGCATTTTTCAGCGAAATTTGATAATAACACAAGACTTGTTGCATTTctcagcaaaatttgataattttatcCAGAATTTGATAattagccttgttgcatttttcagcaaaatttgataattttaactAAAATTCGATAGTTACACAAGATTATAGCCTTGATGCATTTTTCAGCGAAATTTGATAATTACACAAgacttgttgcatttttcagcaaaatttgataatattaaacaaaatttgataattacacaagactatagccttgatgcgtttttcagcaatatttgataattttaaccaaaatttgataattacacaagactatagcatTTTTTCAGCAATATTTGGTAATTTTAACCAAAATTCGATAgttacacaagactatagccttgtcggatttttcagcaaaatttggtaattttaaccaaaattgataatgacacaagactatagccttgttgcaatttttcagcaatatttgataattttaaccaaaattcgataattttaaccaaaattcaataattacaaaagacttgttgcatttttcagcaaaatttgataatattaatcaaaatttgataatgacgcaagactatagccttgatgcgtttttcagcaaaatttgataattttaaccaaaatttgataattaaacaagactatagcctttttccttttttagcaaaatttgataattagagaagactatagccttgttgcattttttcagcaaaatttgacaatctTAACCAAATCTGGATAATcttacaagactatagccttgttgcattaatagcaaaatttgataattacacaagactataagccttgttgcatttttgcattatttgataattttaaaaaaatttcgATAATTAcaccttgttgcatttttcagcaaaatttgatagtttaaccaaaatttgataatcacacaagactatagccttgttgcatttttcagcaatatttgataattttaaccAAAATTCGATTattacacaagactatagccttgttgcatttttcagcgaaatttgataattacacaagacttgttgcatttttcagcaaaatttgataaaattaaccaaaatttgataattacacaagactatagccttgttgcattttcagcGAAATTTGATAATTACACAAGACTTGTTGCATTTctcagcaaaatttgataatattAACCACAATTTGATAATTACACAAGACTTTAGCCTTGATGcgtttttcagcaaaatttgataattttaaccagaatttgataattacacaagactatagccttgttgcatttttcagcaaaatttgatggttttaacaaaaatttgatAGTTACACAAGACTATATCCTTGATGCATTTTTCAGCAatatttgataattttaacaaaaattcgATAATTACACAAGACTATATCCTTGATGCATTTTTCAGCGAAATTTGATAATAACACAAGACTTGTTGCATTTctcagcaaaatttgataattttatcCAGAATTTGATAattagccttgttgcatttttcagcaaaatttgataattttaaccagaatttgataattacacaagactatataagccttgttgcattttttcaACAATATTTGATAAGTTAAACCAAAATTTTATAATACACTTGATCTATTTCGAGCGAAATTTGATAATTACACAAgacttgttgcatttttcagcaaaatttgataatattAACCAAAATTTGTTAATTACACAAgacttgttgcatttttcagcaaaatttgatattaTTAACCAAAATTTGTTAATTACACAAgacttgttgcatttttcagcaaaatttgataattacacaagacttgttgcattttgcagCAAACTTTCATAGATTGAACCAAAATTTTATGCTCACACAAgcttatagccttgttgcattttttcaGCAATATTTGATAAGTTTAAccaaagactatagccttgttgcatttttgcaTTATTTGATAACTTTACCAAACTTTCGATAATTACACCTTGTTGCattgtttggcaaaatttgataatattaacccaaatttgataattaAACAAGACATGTTGCCTTTTGCAGCAAACTTtcataatattaacaaaaaaatgatgCTTACACAATCATATAGCCTCGTTGcattttttagcaaaatttgataattacgCCTTGTtggatttttcagcaaaatttgataattacataagactatagcctggTTGcattttccagcaaaatttgataattacacaaggccttgttgcATTTATAGAAATTTTTGGATAATTACAAAAGGCTACAGCCTGAATTGTTGCATTTTTAACCAAAATTTGATACACTTGTATTATCAAGTAAATTTTGAAGTTAACACTAgattatttttgcatttttaggcaaaatttgtaattaacAATGTGCACAATATAGCCTTGTTGGGtttatttggcaaaatttgataagttgaTTTGTATTTTTAGGCAAACTTTGTTGCCTATTTTTGACAAATTGGATAATACGCAAGGCACAATTACTACTTGTTGCATTGTTAGGCAAAATATGATTAttacacaaggccttgttgcATGTTAAGGTACAATTTATAAGAACACAAGGCTTCTATtagatgataaaaaaaaaagtgaaaggaTTTATTTACTGGATATTTCCCAGAACTTGTTGCTTCTGTggtgccttgtgtgacatgaaCTTAAAGCACTCCCTTCTCGATTGtctgcatagaccttttcgcaaataccaaaTGCACATGCGCCAACTAgtaaatgaggtgcatgctggtctagctagagatcaaacttgatcgctagctagaccatcATGTACCTCATTCAACCCCTACATGGAGTGCGTTTtcgcgaccccaaccaaaaactgtttctgacgtcataaccaaaacggtaaccgagctcacaactcggttatcgttcagtctaaACAgaagaaccaacgaccaacaaccgaaacagtttttggttggggtcgccaaaa contains these protein-coding regions:
- the LOC117299464 gene encoding beta-1,3-galactosyltransferase 5-like, which produces MAKLNFTMVALLVLFCTTANVLILFVTDWARELKYWEVKFEAEVEELASRALMLSDVRPSLNSTTTIVKHDAIQKEVEHPYSFKVISKSPGCESVYPTKGNVFLLILVACRPKEIKDRILIRKTWGKVKFHKDKPILVKFLIALPSNILERSLVEDEIAEYGDIIQGDFIDSYKNMTLKVLMGLKWAGLKCPNATYVMNLDSDMFVNVYNLVTLLETSPRERFAIGHLIENAKPFRKKDAKWHTPVEMYPDKYYPPYLNGPAYVMSGDLPGLIFNASSQVTYLPWDDVFVGIVMKKIGIEPLSGKHFEDYPKLNNTSAILNAIKGGIATHVAHQNEPNPTLSEIWKNVSKSIFIN